The following coding sequences lie in one Methanobrevibacter millerae genomic window:
- a CDS encoding right-handed parallel beta-helix repeat-containing protein: MIKKLNMILILLLLVFVSLGAVSAADDANETLAINEISDDGGEILCAEYTVTPSNYNQYFSSKGELIDSKVSAGDTITLSGEFSSKNFTVTKNITLQGSGATIKNGIVKLTKTASGSVIRDLKIINVGDKLQGIYINGATNCLIDNNVINNTGISSYPICLNEGSDFNNITNNVLQTMGAAYGHGTRSTSIIVLGSADNNYIAGNTLYCDDANGIYLSSFAGGDFKGGESYNNYIYNNDIYYLVNTTSWAYAIQMMGGNNTADSNRIYKAYRGISSSNFPSNKAINNVIYVAGTDFSTHAVTGGDYGIALASNATIRNNTINGMFVGAGISAGDGSVIENNFINATKGYGMDISANDVVIRENEIYTTASAGIHQQGKYEGIVVDRNVIVSDSGIGVLLSKASKTKYPSKITITGNNITTSNEYIINAADADKNSWVIKDNAGTGKIMTPAGEVDPSVPDFVFNGTTHVITPANYHNFIDTDGNLKNDFVSDGDILLFNGTFDNKEILLSLSVKVTADNATFNNSTFIVTSDSVWIENLTIVNRGAERYNAWAIFVADTQIVKITNNNIVVFDPAAAYAIYVFQSSKVYVDNNVLMSHGESLTYTLLGYGAENCEFVNNTVSCIGTGQIHSFEDARDINANDSETCIGVCIGHCLGDVLQYHCLDGTNIVPEIYRTYGILMIKSSNNTVDSNDVYVSSLVNESLVVNSTNSLVGIDFYYDCDNNVISNNKILVEGNDNYLYGAGAIAYPTGQPGSSTAVNNKFIANNITVNGFNVVEGLIFGQGCADTLVKDNNINLSVDYTAYGITLEMSGKSTIENNVINMDAGAGYGIEAYDSDNNTIKNNIISGVGKIISGIAGINADNNVIKDNEITSNGTGENLGFILKDSVKADNSGIFLAGKSTNNEITYNAITTAEGYPVYLSNESTGNTVTDNYLKGAEGSGDAGVTNPSANTVKDNYAADFKNATMEDATAEYLGSFDIVLNCDVEGAEVLFTLDNLIIANTTTNGTQTVVSYKLNKNTNVGNYTLKATLSKEGYKTEVVTANLEITKANFTVNVDDVTAKAGSKVPLVATVITAANDTLAGIEVKFYRNAQYVGSNKTDDNGIATFLSTIPAGLNDGNYTILAVISESDNYVQNSGDGVLTVSKDAKEFTQIEASDVVMYVKDGTRFVGTLKDMNGNPIANVNVTTTINGVTRQRLTNSSGQFSFALGLNSGEYPVELVFEGNDKYEACSANATVTIKSAVQGNDIVMMYKDGTRYYAAVLVDGKPVSDETLRFNINGVFYERTTNAAGTASLAINLNPGNYTITAERVKTGEMASNQIVINPLIVENHDIEMYYKNGTGYTVKIIKQDGTVAKAGEVVTFNINGVFYNRTTNDEGIARLNLNLEPGQYIITAEYKGLMASNNITIKPVLNATDLTKSYSEKKAFEVSLVDGQGKALPNTNVTFNINGVFYTRTTDDSGIARLNINLMAGEYIITSSYNGANIANKVTVTP; this comes from the coding sequence GTGATTAAAAAACTAAATATGATTTTAATCTTATTATTGCTGGTATTCGTTTCATTGGGTGCTGTAAGCGCAGCAGACGATGCAAATGAAACTCTAGCCATTAATGAGATTTCTGATGATGGCGGTGAGATTCTCTGTGCAGAGTACACTGTAACTCCATCCAACTACAATCAGTACTTCTCATCCAAGGGTGAGCTGATTGATTCAAAGGTCAGTGCTGGAGATACCATAACTCTTTCAGGCGAATTCTCATCAAAGAACTTTACGGTAACTAAAAATATTACCCTTCAGGGTTCCGGAGCTACCATTAAAAACGGTATTGTAAAGCTTACCAAAACGGCATCCGGAAGTGTAATACGTGACTTGAAAATTATAAACGTCGGAGATAAGCTTCAGGGTATCTATATCAACGGAGCTACCAATTGTCTCATTGACAATAACGTAATCAACAATACGGGTATTTCATCCTATCCAATCTGTTTAAATGAAGGCTCTGACTTTAACAACATTACAAACAACGTCCTCCAGACTATGGGCGCTGCTTACGGACACGGTACAAGGTCAACTTCCATAATAGTTCTTGGAAGTGCGGACAACAATTACATTGCAGGAAACACTCTCTACTGTGATGACGCCAACGGTATTTACCTGTCAAGCTTTGCCGGCGGAGATTTTAAGGGAGGAGAATCCTATAACAATTATATTTACAACAATGATATCTATTATCTTGTAAACACTACTTCCTGGGCATACGCCATTCAGATGATGGGCGGAAACAATACGGCTGATTCAAACAGGATTTATAAGGCCTACAGAGGTATTTCCTCTTCCAATTTCCCGTCAAACAAGGCTATAAACAATGTGATTTATGTTGCAGGTACCGATTTCTCAACTCATGCTGTAACAGGCGGTGATTACGGTATTGCACTTGCATCAAACGCAACAATCAGGAACAACACCATTAACGGTATGTTTGTAGGTGCAGGAATTTCAGCCGGTGACGGTTCTGTAATTGAAAATAATTTCATCAACGCTACAAAAGGATACGGTATGGACATTTCCGCAAACGACGTTGTCATTCGTGAAAACGAAATCTACACAACCGCAAGCGCAGGTATTCACCAGCAGGGTAAATATGAAGGAATCGTTGTGGACAGAAATGTAATCGTATCTGACAGCGGTATCGGTGTTCTGCTTTCAAAAGCATCCAAAACAAAATATCCGTCCAAAATTACCATTACAGGCAACAATATCACGACTTCAAACGAATATATAATCAATGCCGCAGATGCGGACAAGAATTCCTGGGTAATCAAGGATAACGCAGGTACCGGTAAGATCATGACTCCTGCCGGTGAAGTGGACCCAAGCGTTCCGGACTTTGTATTTAACGGAACTACCCACGTAATCACTCCTGCAAATTATCATAACTTCATTGACACTGACGGAAACCTTAAAAACGACTTTGTAAGTGACGGGGACATATTATTGTTCAATGGTACATTTGACAACAAGGAAATCCTTTTATCCCTAAGCGTTAAGGTAACTGCAGACAACGCAACCTTCAACAACTCAACGTTCATAGTCACTTCCGATTCCGTATGGATTGAAAACCTGACTATTGTCAACAGGGGAGCTGAAAGGTACAACGCATGGGCAATTTTCGTTGCAGACACTCAAATCGTTAAAATCACAAACAACAACATTGTTGTTTTCGATCCTGCAGCTGCATATGCCATTTACGTATTCCAGTCATCAAAGGTTTACGTTGATAACAACGTATTGATGTCACACGGTGAGTCACTGACTTACACTTTACTCGGATACGGCGCTGAAAATTGTGAATTTGTAAACAACACTGTTTCCTGTATCGGTACTGGCCAAATCCATTCATTTGAAGACGCAAGAGACATCAACGCAAACGATTCAGAAACCTGCATCGGTGTGTGCATCGGGCACTGTCTGGGTGATGTTCTTCAGTACCACTGCCTTGACGGAACCAACATAGTTCCTGAAATCTACAGGACATACGGCATTTTAATGATTAAATCATCCAACAACACCGTAGATTCAAATGACGTTTACGTATCCTCACTTGTCAACGAATCCCTTGTTGTAAACTCAACGAATTCACTTGTGGGAATCGACTTCTACTATGACTGTGACAACAACGTTATTTCCAATAATAAAATCCTTGTTGAAGGTAACGACAATTACCTCTACGGCGCAGGCGCAATCGCATATCCTACAGGACAGCCTGGTTCATCCACTGCCGTAAACAACAAGTTCATTGCAAACAACATTACAGTTAATGGTTTCAACGTTGTTGAAGGACTTATATTCGGACAGGGATGCGCAGACACTCTCGTTAAGGACAACAACATCAATTTAAGCGTTGACTACACCGCTTACGGAATCACTCTTGAAATGTCCGGAAAATCCACAATAGAAAACAACGTCATTAATATGGATGCCGGAGCAGGATACGGAATTGAAGCCTACGATTCAGACAACAACACCATTAAAAACAATATTATTTCCGGTGTAGGTAAAATAATTTCAGGAATTGCAGGCATCAACGCTGACAATAACGTGATTAAGGATAATGAAATTACCTCAAACGGTACTGGTGAAAACCTCGGTTTCATATTGAAGGACAGTGTAAAAGCTGATAATTCAGGTATATTTTTGGCCGGAAAATCAACCAACAATGAAATTACCTATAATGCAATTACTACTGCTGAAGGCTATCCGGTTTACTTATCAAACGAATCAACCGGAAACACAGTAACAGACAACTATCTTAAAGGCGCTGAAGGATCAGGTGATGCAGGCGTTACAAACCCTTCTGCAAACACTGTTAAAGATAATTACGCAGCAGACTTTAAAAACGCAACCATGGAAGATGCAACGGCCGAATACCTCGGTTCATTTGATATCGTACTGAACTGTGACGTTGAAGGCGCTGAAGTGCTTTTCACATTGGATAACTTAATAATTGCAAATACGACAACCAACGGCACTCAAACCGTTGTCAGCTATAAATTAAATAAGAATACCAATGTCGGAAACTACACTCTCAAGGCCACCTTATCCAAGGAAGGATACAAAACTGAAGTCGTAACTGCCAATCTGGAAATTACAAAAGCCAATTTCACGGTTAATGTGGACGATGTTACTGCAAAGGCAGGTTCTAAAGTTCCTCTTGTTGCAACCGTAATTACCGCTGCCAACGATACCCTTGCAGGAATTGAAGTTAAATTCTACAGAAACGCACAGTATGTAGGATCAAACAAAACCGATGATAACGGTATTGCTACTTTCCTTTCAACAATTCCTGCCGGTTTGAATGATGGAAACTACACGATTTTAGCTGTTATTTCTGAAAGCGACAATTATGTGCAGAATTCAGGTGACGGCGTTTTAACCGTCAGCAAAGACGCAAAGGAATTCACTCAAATCGAAGCTTCCGACGTTGTGATGTACGTTAAGGACGGAACAAGGTTTGTCGGTACGTTGAAAGACATGAACGGCAATCCTATAGCTAACGTCAACGTTACAACAACAATCAACGGCGTTACCCGTCAGAGACTCACCAATTCATCCGGTCAGTTCTCCTTTGCTTTAGGTTTAAACAGCGGTGAATATCCTGTAGAACTGGTCTTTGAAGGAAACGACAAGTATGAAGCATGTTCTGCAAACGCAACAGTAACCATAAAATCAGCTGTTCAGGGTAATGATATCGTCATGATGTATAAAGACGGAACAAGATACTACGCTGCAGTGCTTGTTGACGGAAAACCTGTATCTGATGAAACTCTCAGATTCAACATCAACGGTGTTTTCTATGAAAGAACAACCAATGCTGCAGGTACGGCCAGCTTAGCCATTAACTTAAACCCTGGGAACTACACAATCACGGCCGAAAGGGTTAAAACCGGTGAAATGGCAAGCAACCAAATCGTCATCAACCCGCTGATCGTTGAAAACCATGACATTGAAATGTATTATAAAAACGGTACCGGCTACACAGTTAAAATCATCAAGCAGGACGGCACTGTAGCCAAAGCAGGTGAAGTTGTAACCTTCAACATCAACGGTGTTTTCTACAACCGTACAACCAACGATGAAGGTATTGCAAGGCTTAACCTGAACCTGGAACCTGGTCAATACATTATCACTGCTGAATATAAAGGTCTGATGGCTTCAAACAACATCACAATCAAGCCTGTGCTTAACGCAACCGATCTGACCAAATCATATTCAGAGAAAAAGGCATTTGAAGTTTCATTAGTTGACGGCCAGGGCAAAGCACTACCTAATACCAACGTCACTTTCAACATCAACGGTGTCTTCTACACTCGTACGACCGATGATAGCGGTATTGCAAGGCTCAACATCAACCTGATGGCTGGAGAATACATCATAACTTCATCATACAATGGTGCAAACATAGCAAACAAGGTAACCGTCACTCCTTAG
- a CDS encoding SlyX family protein: MEKNDFNTEISLEELVNNMMQEINHNPRDFCFRYVVSEYPKEAHEIFEFPGEYLDTCGTDAFTEDGRNLVMDCAQLIMPKGDITCKSTINVEHQTSPLIQEKIGIMYDYKLYLINQTNLPSNSIVITNIDTENQVIYCESHDQIFKIHYIVLDEENISKRLSMLTNKIESKEKLSRSEALNITVVAIFVKKEFGKDTLEKLSVLFSQIEEIEEQLQYDIHQVLKKMIKYYFSDDEAKCGELLLMISEAVFRQNPEGLVPKETYERRIAKLYERIELRDSLREKDALKIEKQDRTIEEQDRTIEKQQKRIIELERQLSKENGLIKG; this comes from the coding sequence GTGGAAAAAAATGATTTTAATACAGAAATTTCATTAGAAGAACTAGTAAATAACATGATGCAAGAAATAAATCATAATCCTCGTGATTTTTGTTTTCGTTATGTTGTTTCTGAATATCCAAAAGAAGCACATGAGATTTTTGAATTCCCTGGTGAATATTTGGACACATGTGGTACAGATGCATTTACTGAGGATGGAAGAAATTTAGTAATGGATTGTGCACAGTTAATAATGCCTAAGGGAGACATAACCTGCAAATCCACCATTAATGTAGAACATCAAACTTCTCCTTTAATACAGGAAAAAATAGGTATAATGTATGATTATAAGTTATATTTGATTAATCAAACTAATCTGCCTTCAAATTCTATTGTTATAACAAATATTGACACTGAAAATCAAGTAATATATTGTGAATCTCATGATCAGATATTCAAGATACATTATATAGTTCTTGATGAAGAAAATATTTCAAAAAGGTTATCAATGTTAACAAACAAAATAGAATCTAAAGAGAAATTATCTCGTAGCGAAGCATTAAACATCACTGTCGTTGCTATTTTCGTTAAAAAAGAATTTGGTAAGGATACATTAGAAAAATTATCCGTTCTTTTTTCACAAATTGAGGAAATTGAAGAACAACTTCAATATGACATACATCAAGTTCTTAAAAAAATGATTAAGTATTATTTCAGTGATGATGAGGCTAAATGTGGGGAGTTGTTATTAATGATATCTGAAGCTGTGTTCCGTCAAAATCCTGAAGGATTGGTTCCTAAAGAAACTTATGAACGTAGAATTGCTAAATTGTATGAAAGAATTGAATTAAGGGATTCACTGCGTGAGAAAGATGCTTTAAAAATTGAAAAGCAGGATAGGACTATCGAAGAACAGGATAGGACTATTGAAAAACAACAAAAAAGGATAATTGAATTGGAAAGACAATTGTCCAAAGAAAATGGTTTGATTAAAGGATGA
- a CDS encoding DUF1002 domain-containing protein, translating into MRKSLIGIIILSIVVIAIAVPAGFSAQSEKTVITYGETTYHNGEYKSVVDNFFAQQSNLKVNSIESKVITADEVNKIASTITHKTYNSNQIFSSALVDLSEQGNIKVTVDTSKITTITADMYISALKSAGITHGHVYVTSPVQATGESALAGIMNSYEEVTNVEIPETVKEAANEEIYTEAAIVENDNVSADDLTKLVDDVKETVQTGNITDHTTIVNIIYNYTVNNNINMTNSSIENLATSIGGVQAVQGDVQSYSSKVTEFVGNNTAGGFSLNDLFSKLGL; encoded by the coding sequence ATGCGCAAATCTTTAATTGGTATAATAATCTTATCAATTGTTGTCATAGCTATTGCAGTTCCTGCAGGCTTTTCAGCCCAATCAGAAAAGACTGTAATTACCTATGGTGAAACTACGTATCATAATGGCGAATACAAATCAGTTGTTGACAACTTCTTTGCTCAGCAATCAAACCTTAAGGTAAACAGCATCGAATCAAAAGTTATTACTGCAGATGAAGTGAACAAGATCGCAAGTACGATAACTCACAAGACCTACAATTCAAATCAGATATTCTCATCTGCACTTGTTGACTTAAGCGAACAGGGAAACATCAAGGTGACTGTGGACACATCAAAGATTACGACCATAACTGCCGACATGTACATTTCAGCCCTTAAATCCGCTGGAATTACCCACGGACACGTCTACGTAACAAGTCCAGTACAGGCAACCGGTGAATCCGCACTTGCCGGAATCATGAACTCCTATGAAGAGGTTACAAACGTCGAAATTCCTGAAACCGTAAAAGAGGCAGCAAACGAGGAAATCTACACCGAAGCTGCAATCGTTGAAAACGATAACGTCAGTGCCGACGACCTGACAAAGCTTGTGGATGACGTTAAGGAAACTGTTCAAACCGGAAACATTACAGATCACACGACAATCGTAAACATTATCTACAATTACACTGTAAACAACAACATAAACATGACGAACAGCAGCATTGAAAACCTTGCAACCAGTATTGGCGGAGTCCAGGCTGTGCAGGGCGATGTACAAAGTTATTCAAGCAAGGTCACCGAATTTGTTGGAAACAACACGGCCGGCGGCTTTTCACTTAATGATTTATTCTCCAAACTCGGATTATAA
- a CDS encoding cobaltochelatase subunit CobN produces the protein MSAISAEDNSTLLASSIDSTDVLMASPSLTVHVNDSYVASANTWTEDGVNLANASVSVYDSSNELVFSGLTNSEGNVVVSNLNPAKYNVEIKYSTYETYVESVDLSTQSTALLNYMFIPDILLLVDYNSHNEKVDVLMEMSKRVAYISTTDYDNTREWLVDYAKFIHLDMFSEGAYHTLTGEYLKKILETSPANINYNVAYTFGVYSESILNATGIHITGASAENNTYHTIENTYVGSYFQAEDIEDSSVLNDNMANYFKYVCYLIDSDKYADPTLDPKNAPLMSPECGFYHPDLGIYTIVPEAELINKWIHDNPGYDADGHGSLNWMVEDYPNWLENTLDPTELFKSFEKEYIDKIAYDKPFIAIATYYSGGGVVDALIRSYEAEGRAAFNVFKTGTIPPMASILNKITKVSTVGISAITSLYSWSLNYANGSAQGDLEDIDLAVLKGVYDISETSYNNELGPQIEWTFSVTYPSFEGVYGPIVLSYVDGMGKSHVIQSGVDKMVKLGCQWADLKEMDNADKVISIVLYNYPPGKAEIGASYLDVFQSTYDLLFQLHEAGFDVGDLSDIPSLYNLTELIVKFGNKGTWAKGLLNDYVEENFDDLMAHHQLIDLNQFYELTANINPDLYEWMIDRWGDGLGEIMVYNNTYIVIPGLWFGNVFITFQPSRGWEEVQNYHDLSLPPHQQYVAFYEWLDQVIDVNAIINMGTHGTLEWLPGRNIGVMEGDWTFELTLTPTVYPYIVSNPGEAMVARDRIAPLMITHMTPAMVSSALYGNYTLLYEYIAHYRDQSKLNVTTNAEEYKLLIIDLAPSLGFRVYNESNQTFDDYVAELHSYLEGMQDDFYTYGLHHLGKVLEGYELIEEVITVTTSQTTIYNHILAHFFPELDGMNFYEDIRHVEKYALVEDVVTAFLREYVTALVCGTSVEALNKEYNISVGSALYNDTLYAASVIVNIENNNEWAAIIKALEGDYVLAGLFADPSYSDSIPTGYDGFASDSTKMPSKSAYASAVKIVDLLLADYMEEHGEWPKLTALILWGTEISRTEGIGLAEFMYFLGCKPVWAENGKVIGVEMIPLSDLTVELHNGSVVNRPRVDVLASIVTSNKDWLTWLLTSVNLAMNAEGEDYSQNYIKLHYEQNGIKDRLYGLPGAILEGTGMSNFIPSTSDWNIETVNEEATSIYLDKVSFAWNMDEKGNIVVTAQKEAYKTLLSQVDLITQNFDSTWRFIDSDDYYDWFGGLYNAARTLGANPDTSFVDIRNQNNYVARTYEEELDFEIRSMILNPNYYNALVGTQAGSLSYAKNMENLYGGLILSGGKLNAELGNQIANTYNGLTGTVQSTAQAAAWQSMAAWMFYLNDQGVWDGDAQAVQKLADNIIKMAIQYGVACCHHTCKNLDFNMKIIQASSLTPQEKAKYAEILSQATLTDPLYVADDAPTDGDGQSESNPSSEEILVNGTTEENGQSTGGTAGVSPVGDQPSTSQADASASSSSASDASQANDASQSNDAAEDASQASDSKAYEISKSSPAKSSSVESSMPIVVIIAVIALIAIFLIGYTRNKNDFDDY, from the coding sequence TTGAGCGCGATTTCTGCCGAGGATAATTCAACTTTACTTGCATCGAGCATAGATTCAACGGACGTACTGATGGCATCTCCTTCACTGACGGTTCATGTCAATGATTCATATGTCGCCAGTGCGAACACCTGGACTGAAGACGGGGTAAATCTGGCCAATGCAAGCGTTTCGGTTTATGATTCGTCTAACGAATTGGTATTTTCAGGATTAACAAACAGTGAGGGTAATGTGGTTGTTTCCAATTTAAATCCAGCGAAATATAACGTTGAGATTAAATATTCCACCTATGAGACTTATGTTGAAAGCGTGGATCTGTCAACTCAAAGCACGGCCCTGCTGAATTACATGTTCATTCCTGATATACTTTTGCTGGTGGATTACAATTCCCACAACGAAAAGGTTGACGTATTAATGGAAATGTCCAAAAGGGTTGCATATATAAGCACAACGGACTATGACAACACCAGGGAATGGCTCGTTGACTACGCCAAGTTCATTCACCTGGACATGTTCAGCGAAGGTGCCTATCATACTTTAACCGGGGAATACTTGAAAAAGATTCTTGAAACCTCTCCGGCAAACATTAATTATAACGTGGCATATACCTTCGGTGTGTATTCCGAAAGCATTTTAAACGCAACCGGAATCCATATCACGGGCGCAAGCGCAGAAAACAATACGTATCATACCATAGAAAACACTTATGTCGGTTCATATTTCCAGGCTGAAGACATTGAGGATTCATCCGTTTTGAACGACAACATGGCAAATTACTTCAAATACGTATGTTACCTGATTGATTCGGACAAATACGCTGACCCGACATTGGATCCTAAAAACGCTCCGCTGATGAGTCCTGAATGTGGTTTCTACCATCCTGATTTGGGAATCTACACAATCGTTCCCGAAGCGGAGTTAATCAACAAATGGATTCATGACAATCCGGGTTACGACGCAGACGGTCATGGAAGCCTTAACTGGATGGTTGAAGATTATCCGAACTGGCTTGAAAACACATTGGATCCTACGGAGCTATTCAAATCATTTGAAAAGGAGTATATTGACAAAATCGCTTACGACAAACCGTTCATAGCTATTGCTACCTACTATTCTGGTGGCGGCGTTGTAGATGCCTTAATCAGAAGCTATGAGGCAGAGGGAAGGGCAGCATTTAACGTATTCAAGACAGGCACCATCCCTCCTATGGCTTCAATCTTAAACAAGATCACTAAGGTTTCAACAGTGGGCATCTCAGCGATCACGTCACTTTATAGCTGGTCCTTAAATTATGCAAACGGTTCCGCTCAGGGCGATTTGGAAGATATCGATCTTGCAGTCCTTAAAGGTGTTTATGACATTTCCGAAACAAGTTACAATAACGAGCTCGGTCCTCAAATCGAATGGACGTTTTCAGTAACCTATCCGAGTTTTGAAGGTGTCTACGGACCTATAGTCCTGTCCTACGTTGACGGAATGGGAAAATCCCACGTTATTCAAAGCGGCGTAGACAAGATGGTCAAGTTGGGCTGCCAGTGGGCCGATTTGAAGGAAATGGACAATGCTGATAAGGTCATTTCAATAGTGCTTTACAATTATCCGCCGGGAAAGGCAGAAATCGGAGCTTCCTATCTGGATGTGTTCCAGAGTACATATGATTTATTGTTCCAGCTTCACGAAGCGGGCTTTGATGTGGGCGACCTCTCAGACATTCCTTCACTGTACAATTTGACTGAATTAATCGTAAAGTTCGGTAACAAGGGTACCTGGGCCAAAGGTTTGTTAAATGATTACGTTGAGGAGAATTTCGATGATTTGATGGCTCACCATCAGCTGATTGACTTAAACCAGTTCTACGAGCTGACCGCAAACATCAATCCTGATTTGTATGAATGGATGATTGACCGCTGGGGCGACGGACTCGGAGAAATCATGGTCTACAATAATACTTACATTGTCATTCCTGGTTTATGGTTCGGCAATGTCTTCATTACTTTCCAGCCTTCAAGAGGATGGGAAGAGGTTCAGAACTATCACGACCTGTCCCTGCCGCCTCATCAGCAGTACGTTGCATTTTACGAATGGCTCGACCAGGTCATAGACGTCAATGCGATAATCAATATGGGTACTCACGGAACCCTCGAATGGCTTCCGGGAAGAAACATAGGCGTAATGGAAGGGGACTGGACCTTTGAGCTGACATTAACTCCTACGGTCTATCCGTATATCGTTTCAAACCCTGGGGAAGCTATGGTTGCACGTGACAGAATCGCTCCATTGATGATTACTCACATGACTCCTGCAATGGTTTCATCAGCACTGTACGGCAATTATACTCTGTTATACGAATACATTGCCCACTACAGGGACCAGTCAAAGCTCAACGTAACTACCAATGCTGAGGAATATAAGCTTTTAATTATTGACCTGGCTCCTAGCTTAGGTTTTAGAGTTTATAATGAGTCCAATCAGACATTTGATGATTATGTGGCCGAACTGCACTCATACCTTGAAGGCATGCAGGACGATTTCTATACCTACGGTCTTCACCATCTGGGTAAGGTTCTGGAAGGCTATGAACTGATTGAAGAGGTAATAACGGTTACGACTTCCCAGACTACAATATACAATCACATACTGGCTCATTTCTTCCCTGAACTGGACGGCATGAACTTCTATGAGGATATCCGTCACGTGGAGAAATACGCCTTAGTGGAAGATGTCGTTACGGCATTCTTAAGGGAATACGTGACAGCGCTGGTTTGCGGAACGTCCGTTGAAGCCTTGAACAAGGAGTATAATATATCTGTGGGCTCTGCCCTTTATAACGATACCTTGTATGCCGCAAGCGTCATTGTAAATATCGAGAACAATAATGAATGGGCAGCCATTATAAAGGCATTGGAAGGCGACTACGTGCTTGCAGGACTCTTTGCCGATCCTTCATACAGTGACTCAATCCCGACAGGTTATGACGGTTTCGCTTCGGATTCAACGAAAATGCCTTCAAAGTCAGCCTACGCATCAGCAGTCAAAATCGTTGACTTGCTCCTGGCCGACTACATGGAAGAGCATGGCGAATGGCCTAAATTAACTGCATTAATCCTCTGGGGTACCGAAATATCAAGAACCGAAGGTATCGGACTTGCAGAATTCATGTACTTCCTCGGATGCAAGCCTGTATGGGCTGAAAACGGCAAGGTCATAGGAGTTGAAATGATTCCTTTAAGCGATTTGACTGTTGAACTTCACAACGGAAGCGTTGTCAACAGGCCTAGAGTCGACGTGCTTGCAAGCATAGTAACGAGCAACAAGGACTGGCTCACGTGGCTTTTAACCAGTGTCAATCTGGCCATGAACGCCGAAGGCGAAGATTACTCACAGAATTACATCAAGCTCCATTATGAGCAGAACGGCATTAAGGATAGGCTTTATGGTCTTCCTGGAGCAATTCTCGAAGGTACTGGTATGAGTAATTTTATTCCAAGTACTTCAGACTGGAATATCGAAACGGTTAACGAAGAGGCAACAAGCATTTACCTTGACAAGGTTTCATTTGCATGGAACATGGATGAGAAAGGTAACATTGTTGTGACTGCCCAGAAAGAAGCTTATAAAACATTACTCTCACAGGTCGATTTGATTACTCAGAACTTCGACAGTACCTGGAGATTCATCGATTCAGACGATTACTACGACTGGTTCGGCGGACTCTACAATGCCGCACGTACCCTTGGGGCAAATCCTGACACTTCATTCGTTGACATAAGGAATCAGAACAATTACGTTGCAAGAACCTATGAAGAGGAACTGGACTTTGAAATCCGTTCAATGATTTTAAATCCTAATTACTACAATGCGCTTGTCGGAACTCAGGCAGGATCTCTGTCTTACGCTAAAAACATGGAAAACCTTTACGGAGGTTTAATATTAAGCGGAGGCAAGCTTAACGCTGAGCTCGGTAATCAGATTGCAAATACCTACAACGGTCTCACCGGTACGGTACAGTCAACCGCTCAGGCCGCCGCATGGCAGAGCATGGCCGCATGGATGTTTTACCTAAACGACCAGGGCGTATGGGACGGTGACGCACAGGCGGTTCAGAAACTGGCTGACAACATCATCAAGATGGCTATCCAGTACGGTGTCGCATGCTGTCACCACACATGTAAGAACCTGGACTTCAACATGAAAATCATTCAGGCAAGCTCACTTACTCCTCAGGAAAAGGCAAAATATGCTGAAATCCTCTCACAGGCTACACTTACCGATCCGTTATACGTTGCAGATGACGCACCTACAGACGGTGACGGTCAAAGCGAATCAAATCCTTCATCAGAAGAGATTCTGGTTAACGGAACCACTGAGGAAAACGGACAGTCCACGGGAGGCACTGCAGGCGTAAGTCCTGTAGGCGATCAGCCTTCAACTTCACAGGCCGACGCAAGCGCTTCATCTTCATCAGCATCCGACGCCTCACAGGCTAATGATGCTTCCCAGTCAAACGACGCAGCTGAAGACGCTTCACAGGCAAGCGACTCAAAAGCTTATGAGATTTCCAAAAGCTCACCTGCAAAAAGCAGCAGCGTGGAATCAAGCATGCCTATAGTTGTAATCATTGCGGTTATTGCTCTTATTGCAATATTCCTCATAGGTTATACAAGAAACAAAAACGATTTCGATGATTATTAA